A section of the Anabaena cylindrica PCC 7122 genome encodes:
- a CDS encoding WD40 repeat domain-containing protein, translated as MGSIATKLASKSAEFQSMFLGQFPEQQLKAGNSEKYYQTLTDFDFICLKIQYPNFGIEALTRDYLLVEDPGKLENLADDKQLTLEQIKTLKIIQQTLELSSHVLNQDSNQLVGQLWGRLQSFQQREIQQILADAAQSKSKIPRFRPITASLTTPGGNLLRTLTGHKYSVNAVAITPDGKKAVSGSDDNTLKVWDLETGKEISTLSGHDNLVNAVAITPDGKTIISGSDDKTMKLWNLEKGTEISTLTGHNFSVRAVAITPNGKIAVSGSDDHTLKLWDLQTGEEISTLTGHNFSVRAVAITPNGKIAVSGSDDHTLKLWDLQTGEEISTLTGHTNSVQAVAITPNGKIAVSGSDDHTLKLWNLQTGKEIYTLTGHDNLVNAIVIAPDGETAVSGSDDKTMKLWNLEKGTEISTLTGHNFSVRAVAISPDGKTAVSGSDDNTLKLWNLEKRTEISTLTGHSSSVRAVAISPDEKIVVSSSRDHTMKVWNLQTGEEISTLTGHNHSVRAVAISPDGKTAVSGSDDNTLKLWDLQTGTEISTLTSHNDWVRAVAISPNGKTAVSGSDDKTLKVWDLQTGTEISTLTGHNHSIQAVAIPTVGYANSPDRKTAVSGSDDKTLKVWDLQTGTEISTLTGHHSFVRAVAISPNGKTAVSGSDDKTLKVWDLQTGTEISTLTGHKSWVRAIAISPNGKIAVSGSGDKTLKVWDLEQGTEISTLTGHHSFVRAVAITPDEKIAISASDDETLKAWDLEKGTEISTFIGESPLSCCVVSLNGLTIVVGEQSGRLHFLRLEGGDIQ; from the coding sequence ATGGGGAGCATTGCCACTAAATTAGCTTCAAAATCAGCAGAATTTCAAAGTATGTTTTTGGGGCAGTTTCCTGAACAACAGTTAAAAGCAGGAAACTCGGAAAAGTATTATCAAACTCTGACAGATTTTGATTTTATTTGTCTGAAGATTCAATATCCTAATTTTGGAATAGAAGCTCTAACAAGAGATTATTTATTAGTTGAAGATCCTGGAAAATTAGAAAACTTAGCAGATGATAAACAATTAACACTAGAACAAATCAAAACCCTAAAAATAATTCAACAGACTCTAGAGTTATCCTCCCATGTTTTGAATCAGGACTCAAATCAATTAGTAGGACAATTATGGGGAAGATTGCAGAGTTTTCAACAGCGAGAAATTCAGCAAATATTAGCAGATGCAGCACAAAGTAAAAGTAAAATTCCGCGATTTCGTCCTATTACAGCTAGTTTAACTACTCCAGGTGGAAATTTACTGCGTACCCTCACAGGTCATAAATACTCGGTAAATGCAGTAGCTATTACCCCAGATGGCAAAAAAGCCGTTTCTGGTTCAGATGACAACACCCTGAAGGTGTGGGATTTGGAGACAGGAAAGGAAATTTCTACCCTAAGTGGTCATGACAACTTGGTAAATGCAGTAGCTATTACCCCAGATGGGAAAACAATCATTTCTGGTTCAGATGATAAAACCATGAAACTGTGGAATTTGGAGAAGGGAACAGAAATCTCTACTCTGACTGGTCATAACTTTTCGGTACGAGCAGTAGCTATTACCCCAAATGGGAAAATAGCCGTTTCTGGTTCTGATGACCACACCCTGAAACTGTGGGATTTGCAGACAGGTGAGGAAATCTCTACCCTGACTGGTCATAACTTTTCGGTACGAGCAGTAGCTATTACCCCAAATGGGAAAATAGCCGTTTCTGGTTCTGATGACCACACCCTGAAACTGTGGGATTTGCAGACAGGTGAGGAAATCTCTACCCTGACTGGTCATACCAATTCGGTACAAGCAGTAGCTATTACCCCAAATGGGAAAATAGCCGTTTCTGGTTCTGATGACCACACCCTGAAACTGTGGAATTTGCAGACGGGTAAGGAAATCTATACCCTAACTGGTCATGACAACTTGGTAAATGCAATAGTAATCGCTCCAGATGGCGAAACAGCAGTTTCTGGTTCAGATGATAAAACCATGAAACTGTGGAATTTGGAGAAGGGAACAGAAATTTCTACCCTGACTGGTCATAACTTTTCGGTAAGAGCAGTAGCAATCTCCCCAGATGGGAAAACAGCAGTTTCTGGTTCAGATGATAACACCCTGAAACTGTGGAATTTGGAGAAGAGAACAGAAATTTCTACCCTAACTGGTCATAGCTCTTCGGTACGAGCAGTAGCAATCTCCCCAGATGAGAAAATAGTGGTTTCTAGTTCACGTGACCACACCATGAAAGTGTGGAATTTGCAGACAGGTGAGGAAATCTCTACCCTAACTGGTCATAACCATTCGGTAAGAGCAGTAGCAATCTCCCCAGATGGGAAAACAGCAGTTTCTGGTTCAGATGATAACACCCTGAAACTGTGGGATTTGCAAACAGGAACGGAAATCTCTACTCTTACTAGTCATAACGATTGGGTAAGAGCAGTAGCAATATCCCCAAATGGGAAAACAGCCGTTTCTGGTTCTGATGACAAGACCCTGAAGGTGTGGGATTTGCAGACAGGAACGGAAATCTCTACTCTAACTGGTCATAACCATTCGATACAAGCTGTAGCGATACCTACAGTGGGGTACGCCAATTCTCCAGATAGGAAAACAGCCGTTTCTGGTTCTGATGACAAGACCCTGAAGGTGTGGGATTTGCAGACAGGAACGGAAATCTCTACCCTGACTGGTCATCACTCCTTTGTACGAGCAGTAGCGATCTCCCCAAATGGGAAAACAGCCGTTTCTGGTTCTGATGACAAGACCCTGAAGGTGTGGGATTTGCAGACAGGAACGGAAATCTCTACCCTGACTGGTCATAAATCTTGGGTAAGAGCAATAGCGATCTCCCCAAATGGGAAAATAGCCGTTTCTGGTTCAGGTGACAAAACCCTGAAAGTGTGGGATTTGGAGCAGGGAACAGAAATCTCTACCCTGACTGGTCATCACTCCTTTGTACGAGCAGTAGCCATTACCCCAGATGAGAAAATAGCCATTTCTGCTTCTGATGACGAAACTCTGAAGGCTTGGGATTTGGAAAAAGGAACAGAAATCTCTACTTTTATTGGTGAAAGTCCTCTATCGTGTTGTGTAGTTTCTCTCAATGGGTTAACAATTGTCGTAGGAGAACAATCAGGACGGCTTCATTTCCTGCGCTTGGAGGGAGGGGATATACAATGA
- a CDS encoding AAA family ATPase: protein MIEFAAITSVISKYAPQASQLIIKQAQKNEAVIKVLQELKLNPTQILDDVDTVYGYTLVKYGVFKPEAILNLFREKVIKDYFWDAYSNNAPFQFVENTKKFLNQNNELKTHIINAKINFSAELEEFGEAFIAVAKQTKSSKYQPYPDWNLDVYPKEFKALIFEKTRLFCGRDFVFKAINKFFTTQAKGYFTVIGDAGMGKSAIAAKYVLATKFPCYFNVFAEGRNKPEKFLASIRQQLIKRYSLQNADNADLRTLLEKTSEKLQGQKLVIVVDALDEVEQEGNSNLLDLPQNLPDGIYFLLTRRPYNQETKRLNLSPDTPVDELDLTKGDYTALSQEDVKEYLHLSLNNEQKLRNWINERNISEDNFIQEIAVKSENNFIYLRYLLPGIAEGKYNDLTLKGLPQGLQDYYTSHWTRMGMDKEANEKKVKILYILVERGEPISLNLIAEILDEDEYDVKDVLDDWIEYVTPKVNIEEEKTYYSIYHRSFLEFLKGQDKLKTGRKLFREVNKSMADYMLKEME, encoded by the coding sequence ATGATAGAATTTGCCGCCATTACTTCCGTGATTAGTAAATATGCCCCTCAAGCTAGTCAACTAATCATTAAACAAGCTCAAAAAAATGAAGCTGTCATCAAAGTTTTACAAGAATTAAAACTCAATCCTACCCAAATTCTTGATGATGTTGATACCGTTTATGGTTATACTCTGGTCAAATATGGAGTATTTAAGCCAGAAGCAATTTTAAACCTATTTAGAGAAAAAGTAATTAAAGATTATTTTTGGGATGCTTATAGTAATAATGCTCCCTTTCAGTTTGTAGAGAACACAAAAAAATTTCTTAATCAAAATAACGAACTAAAAACGCATATAATCAATGCGAAAATCAACTTTTCGGCGGAATTAGAAGAATTTGGTGAAGCTTTTATTGCAGTTGCTAAACAAACCAAATCTTCAAAATATCAACCCTATCCAGATTGGAATTTAGACGTTTATCCCAAAGAATTTAAAGCCTTAATCTTTGAAAAAACTCGCTTATTTTGCGGGCGTGATTTTGTTTTCAAAGCTATTAATAAATTCTTCACCACCCAAGCCAAAGGTTATTTTACCGTAATTGGGGATGCAGGGATGGGAAAAAGTGCGATCGCTGCTAAATACGTCTTAGCCACTAAATTCCCCTGCTATTTCAATGTTTTCGCAGAAGGACGCAACAAACCAGAAAAGTTTTTAGCCAGTATTCGTCAACAACTAATCAAGCGTTATTCTTTGCAAAATGCAGACAACGCTGATTTGAGAACTTTACTAGAAAAAACCAGTGAAAAACTCCAAGGACAAAAATTAGTTATTGTTGTAGATGCACTAGATGAAGTAGAACAAGAAGGAAATAGTAATCTTTTAGATTTACCGCAAAATCTGCCTGATGGAATTTATTTTTTACTAACTAGAAGACCTTATAACCAAGAAACAAAGCGTTTAAATTTGTCTCCTGATACTCCTGTAGATGAATTAGATTTAACAAAAGGTGATTATACAGCTTTGAGTCAAGAAGACGTAAAAGAGTATCTGCACTTATCATTGAATAATGAGCAAAAACTCAGAAATTGGATTAATGAACGCAACATCTCTGAGGATAATTTTATTCAAGAAATAGCGGTTAAGAGTGAAAATAATTTTATCTATTTGCGTTATTTATTACCGGGAATAGCTGAAGGTAAATATAATGATTTAACTTTAAAGGGTTTACCCCAAGGTCTACAAGACTATTATACAAGTCATTGGACAAGAATGGGGATGGATAAAGAAGCCAATGAAAAGAAAGTAAAAATACTTTATATCTTGGTAGAAAGAGGTGAACCCATATCTCTAAACCTGATTGCAGAAATTCTGGATGAAGATGAATATGATGTTAAAGATGTCTTAGATGATTGGATTGAATATGTCACACCGAAAGTAAATATAGAGGAAGAAAAAACATACTATAGTATTTATCATCGCAGTTTTCTAGAATTTCTCAAAGGTCAAGACAAATTAAAAACAGGTCGAAAACTGTTTAGAGAAGTTAATAAAAGTATGGCTGATTATATGCTCAAGGAGATGGAATAA
- a CDS encoding serine/threonine-protein kinase: MVLSQINQSAVHCINPNCQRPYPQPWGNKFCNSCGAPLQLLDRYDPINPLGSGGFAQIYTVWDEKTETEKVLKVLVEDSPKALELFIQEAEVLSSFRHPGVPKVDADGYFQINLTSPKPHQLACLVMEKIDGQNLEEIRRNYPQGCPEDLVLNWFAQAVKILQELHKRQIIHRDIKPSNLMLRNPSANALLQVEQLVLIDFGGAKQFSGAILRSHSPSTRLFSSGYSPPEQVIGGNVGPAADFYALGRTMIELLTGKHPQNLEDPITGELRWRNRCNVNPRLADLLDEMVKTDVRSRPAHAAIIQKRLLKIVPAASQPNLFIQLKTTVIQSVTQFTQAVGSTTLFTVQAIFKFLLACLSTIWAMILGGIGASLGTIVGFILAYQSKLGAFVEEFISRQLPALIQNSQPASAKEMIVFAAAGLGTAWGITVSGSFGQKRRFLIAALMALIGNSLGWIAWQFITPHNSAEGLVAWMLVSISILTLGLGLRTHYLAYAFIASFGSANILAALIHLGLPVPAIHFSSNQPGWLELFVPIAFFSFVGILISLCLGLSYYLIVPCLRWLGWR, from the coding sequence GTGGTTTTGTCCCAGATAAATCAGAGTGCGGTTCACTGCATAAATCCTAACTGTCAACGACCCTATCCTCAACCTTGGGGAAACAAATTTTGTAATAGCTGTGGCGCACCGTTACAGTTGTTAGACCGCTACGACCCTATTAATCCTTTGGGTTCGGGAGGGTTTGCCCAAATTTATACGGTTTGGGATGAAAAAACCGAGACTGAAAAAGTTCTGAAAGTCTTAGTAGAGGATTCTCCTAAGGCTTTGGAATTGTTTATCCAGGAAGCGGAGGTTTTAAGTAGTTTCCGACATCCGGGTGTTCCCAAAGTCGATGCTGACGGGTATTTTCAAATTAATTTAACTAGTCCTAAACCACACCAGTTGGCTTGCCTGGTGATGGAAAAAATTGATGGGCAAAATTTGGAGGAAATTCGCAGAAATTATCCTCAAGGATGTCCAGAAGATTTGGTGTTAAACTGGTTCGCCCAGGCTGTAAAAATTTTACAGGAACTGCATAAACGCCAAATTATTCACAGGGATATTAAACCTTCTAATTTAATGCTGCGGAATCCTTCAGCAAACGCACTTCTGCAAGTAGAACAATTGGTACTCATTGATTTTGGTGGTGCTAAACAATTTAGTGGGGCAATATTGCGATCGCATTCTCCCTCCACAAGACTATTTTCCTCTGGTTACAGTCCACCAGAACAGGTCATAGGTGGGAATGTAGGGCCAGCAGCGGATTTTTACGCCTTGGGGCGGACAATGATTGAATTACTCACTGGTAAGCATCCGCAGAATTTAGAAGATCCCATCACTGGGGAATTACGTTGGCGTAATCGCTGCAATGTTAATCCCCGGTTAGCAGACTTATTGGATGAAATGGTAAAAACGGATGTGCGATCGCGTCCCGCCCATGCAGCTATAATTCAAAAACGCTTACTGAAAATAGTCCCCGCAGCATCACAACCAAATTTATTTATCCAACTCAAAACCACTGTTATTCAATCTGTCACCCAATTTACCCAAGCTGTAGGTAGCACAACTCTATTCACAGTCCAGGCAATTTTCAAATTCTTACTAGCTTGTCTGTCAACAATTTGGGCGATGATTTTAGGCGGTATTGGCGCTAGTTTAGGTACTATCGTTGGTTTTATCTTGGCTTATCAAAGCAAATTAGGCGCTTTCGTCGAGGAATTTATATCCCGCCAATTACCAGCATTAATCCAAAATTCTCAACCAGCTTCAGCCAAAGAAATGATAGTATTTGCCGCTGCTGGTTTAGGAACCGCTTGGGGAATTACCGTATCTGGCAGTTTTGGTCAAAAACGGCGATTTTTGATAGCAGCACTCATGGCTTTAATTGGTAATAGTTTAGGCTGGATAGCATGGCAATTCATCACCCCACATAACAGCGCTGAAGGTTTAGTTGCATGGATGTTAGTCTCAATTTCCATACTCACCTTGGGCTTAGGTCTGCGTACCCATTATCTAGCTTACGCCTTCATAGCTTCCTTTGGGAGTGCAAACATCTTAGCAGCCTTAATTCATCTAGGTTTACCAGTCCCTGCTATCCATTTCTCCTCCAATCAACCAGGCTGGTTAGAGTTATTTGTACCTATCGCCTTTTTTAGTTTTGTGGGTATTTTAATTAGTCTTTGTTTAGGGTTGAGTTATTACCTCATTGTTCCTTGTTTACGTTGGTTAGGGTGGCGATAA
- a CDS encoding type II toxin-antitoxin system VapC family toxin, producing MSKSYFIYLDVCCLNRPFDDWSYDRNRLEGEAVIKIFKLVKSGKYKLVSSEAIQAELRKMTNIDKLKEIRELLKLVDYQIVLNEEIDQRSQELEQLGFSLYDSFHVACAEYAKIDVLLTTDDRLLKKAIKYRNILQVQLENPVTWLMNSFLLTGDDENDTD from the coding sequence ATGAGCAAATCTTATTTTATTTATCTTGATGTTTGTTGTTTAAATCGCCCTTTTGATGATTGGAGTTATGATAGAAATCGTTTAGAAGGAGAAGCAGTTATTAAAATTTTCAAGCTGGTTAAATCAGGAAAATATAAGTTAGTCAGTAGCGAAGCTATTCAAGCAGAGTTAAGAAAAATGACTAATATTGATAAATTAAAAGAAATTAGAGAACTCTTAAAGCTAGTTGATTATCAAATCGTTTTAAATGAAGAAATAGATCAACGTTCCCAAGAATTAGAACAACTAGGATTTAGTCTTTATGATTCTTTTCATGTTGCTTGTGCTGAATATGCTAAAATAGATGTATTATTAACAACGGATGATAGATTACTTAAAAAAGCAATTAAATATCGTAATATATTACAAGTTCAATTAGAAAATCCTGTAACTTGGTTAATGAATAGTTTTCTATTAACTGGAGATGATGAAAATGACACTGATTGA
- a CDS encoding TrbI/VirB10 family protein has protein sequence MTSYSIQLPIPTQPLIEPDTDNYQLEVDSTDWESKMAKLVGFEEESPIFNIDTVEADTGNLEPSQSPVQEVATAQPLSSNPFAKLALVGGATLVVVLVAGVFLSQIMSTANQKPKNNLVSSAASLPPKIEPIEQNLEQEIEILKTKLALAEQAQAVTAAQQNLRSRVLLSSATPRVNNRTQTPVQTASVPRVVTVERIVERPSYSPPDVVPSVAVVPTVAPPTPNIQPSPPDPLQEWTQLAKLGSYGQVYTTGQSSVNTAKSAAANNTNVAQEAREPDFEPTPSEEDVLVNQAQPQNSKSVKVGTSAKAVLATAVFGETTRTRNNQRNNEQEENTEIFVVRLKEPLKSIDGAIALPANTELLAQVQSISERGLMRLDVVKVILQDKDQLQEKSLPNNAIIVRAPQGRPLVANKFPNNGSSIARMDASLFVLGGVSKAAELLNRIDTQVTTNAGSTIVSNNNTQRNLAAGIVEGGLKSVVPQILQRNQQSVSQMMQQTNVWLIPAGQEVEIYINSTMQF, from the coding sequence ATGACTTCCTATTCAATTCAATTACCAATTCCTACACAACCTCTCATTGAACCCGATACTGATAACTATCAGTTGGAAGTAGATTCTACAGATTGGGAATCTAAAATGGCCAAATTAGTTGGTTTTGAGGAAGAATCACCAATTTTCAATATTGATACAGTAGAAGCAGATACAGGTAATTTAGAACCGTCTCAGTCTCCAGTTCAAGAAGTTGCAACTGCACAACCTTTATCATCTAATCCCTTTGCTAAGTTAGCTTTGGTCGGCGGTGCTACTTTGGTTGTAGTGCTAGTAGCTGGTGTGTTTTTATCGCAGATTATGAGTACAGCCAATCAAAAACCAAAAAATAATCTTGTTTCTTCGGCAGCTTCGTTACCACCAAAAATTGAACCCATTGAGCAAAATTTAGAACAGGAAATAGAGATTCTCAAAACGAAATTGGCTCTTGCTGAACAAGCACAAGCTGTAACAGCAGCCCAACAAAATCTGAGAAGTAGAGTACTTTTATCGTCGGCAACTCCAAGAGTGAATAACAGAACACAAACGCCTGTACAAACTGCTTCTGTTCCTCGCGTCGTTACGGTTGAGCGCATTGTGGAAAGACCATCCTATTCTCCGCCAGATGTTGTACCATCAGTTGCAGTTGTTCCGACTGTTGCACCACCAACTCCAAATATACAACCATCTCCACCTGATCCCCTCCAAGAATGGACACAGTTAGCCAAGTTAGGTAGTTATGGTCAGGTGTACACGACTGGTCAATCTAGTGTGAATACAGCTAAGTCTGCGGCTGCTAATAATACGAATGTTGCTCAAGAGGCAAGGGAGCCTGACTTTGAGCCAACACCATCTGAGGAAGATGTTTTAGTCAACCAAGCACAACCACAAAACTCGAAATCGGTCAAAGTGGGAACTAGTGCTAAAGCTGTTTTGGCAACCGCCGTTTTTGGGGAAACTACGAGGACAAGGAATAATCAAAGGAATAATGAACAAGAAGAAAATACCGAAATCTTTGTGGTGCGGTTGAAAGAACCACTAAAATCCATAGATGGTGCGATCGCATTACCTGCTAATACTGAGTTGTTAGCTCAAGTTCAGTCTATCTCTGAACGAGGATTAATGCGTTTGGATGTAGTCAAAGTGATCTTACAAGATAAAGATCAACTTCAAGAGAAAAGCTTACCTAACAATGCTATTATTGTTCGCGCTCCCCAAGGCAGACCACTAGTAGCAAATAAATTTCCTAATAATGGATCATCTATAGCCAGAATGGATGCCAGTTTATTTGTTTTGGGCGGTGTCAGTAAAGCCGCAGAGTTATTGAATCGGATTGATACCCAAGTTACCACAAATGCAGGTAGCACTATAGTTAGCAATAACAACACCCAACGTAATCTAGCGGCGGGGATTGTTGAAGGTGGTTTAAAGTCGGTGGTTCCACAAATTTTACAACGTAATCAACAGTCAGTTTCGCAAATGATGCAACAAACGAATGTTTGGTTGATACCAGCTGGCCAAGAAGTAGAAATATACATCAATAGCACCATGCAGTTTTAG
- a CDS encoding putative bifunctional diguanylate cyclase/phosphodiesterase: protein MSEDLNILIIEDSEVDAMLVLRELRRGGFNPIWERIEVAQELHAALNSRTWDVILSDYRLPGFNAPAALQIVKQSQKDIPFILVSGTIGEVSAVEMMKAGAHDYVMKDNLNRLPEAVRRELRDAQVRAEHKQAHSLLETLASNIPGMIYTFVQHSDGSTAFEYVSLGCLSLLELTPDQVLENISLCFAQIHIDDRAGCYVAAKQSIQTLNQFFYECRLVTPSGQLKWVQASARPELKKNGDTIWHGILLDVSDRKQAQELLIHNALHDPLTNLPNRTLLEERLELAIHRTKRAENYHYAVLFLDLDRFKVINDSLGHLAGDQLLKSIAKKLKTHLREIDLVARLGGDEFVVFLEDIYNLEHAIQITMRILKDFQIPLIINNSEVVISTSIGIVLGTKNYDLAADLLRDADIAMYQAKEKGRNSYKIFDAQMHTQAVNRLTLETEMRKALEREEFIVYYQPIIDIFSSRLIGFEALVRWQHPTRGFILPKEFVPIAEETGLIVPIDQWMFFTACQQLATWKTKFPHRFPLKISINLSVQDIRQDNLIENIDRILKETQLDGESISLEITESMLIENINQTIDLLTKLKLRKNQISIDDFGTGYSSLNYLHRLPADNLKIDRSFVTQMQEGNRNYQVVSTIITLSNQLGLTVVAEGIETLQQLQWLQQLGCEFGQGYLFSKPLAAKEIEICFLNKDHDKFY from the coding sequence TCTCCGGGAACTACGTCGCGGTGGCTTTAACCCAATTTGGGAGCGTATCGAAGTCGCCCAAGAGCTACACGCAGCCCTGAATAGCCGTACATGGGATGTCATACTTTCAGATTACCGCTTACCTGGATTCAATGCACCTGCGGCTCTGCAAATAGTCAAGCAGAGTCAAAAAGATATTCCTTTCATTCTCGTTTCCGGCACAATCGGCGAAGTATCAGCAGTGGAAATGATGAAAGCAGGCGCTCATGATTATGTGATGAAGGATAACTTAAACCGATTACCAGAGGCAGTGCGTCGGGAACTTCGGGATGCACAGGTACGAGCAGAACATAAACAAGCTCACAGTCTGTTAGAGACATTAGCCTCTAATATACCGGGAATGATATACACTTTCGTACAGCATTCCGATGGTTCTACTGCCTTTGAATACGTTAGTTTGGGCTGTTTATCTCTTTTGGAGTTAACGCCAGATCAAGTTTTAGAAAATATCTCTCTTTGCTTTGCACAAATTCATATTGATGATCGTGCTGGATGTTATGTAGCTGCTAAACAAAGCATTCAAACGTTAAATCAATTTTTTTACGAGTGCCGATTAGTTACACCATCTGGCCAGTTAAAGTGGGTACAAGCCAGCGCCCGTCCGGAACTCAAGAAAAATGGAGATACGATTTGGCATGGTATTTTATTGGATGTGAGCGATCGCAAACAGGCACAGGAATTACTGATTCATAATGCTTTACATGATCCATTAACAAATCTACCCAATCGCACACTTTTAGAAGAGCGACTCGAATTAGCAATTCATCGCACTAAACGAGCAGAAAACTATCATTATGCTGTCTTATTTCTAGATTTAGATCGCTTCAAAGTTATCAATGACAGTTTAGGGCATTTAGCTGGAGATCAACTACTTAAGTCTATTGCTAAAAAACTGAAAACTCATCTGCGTGAAATTGATTTAGTGGCTAGACTTGGTGGTGACGAATTCGTAGTTTTCTTAGAGGATATATATAATTTAGAACACGCTATTCAAATTACCATGCGTATTCTTAAAGATTTTCAAATACCATTGATAATTAATAATTCCGAAGTTGTAATCAGTACAAGCATCGGTATTGTCTTAGGCACAAAAAACTATGATCTCGCTGCCGATTTACTGCGAGATGCAGATATTGCTATGTATCAAGCCAAAGAAAAAGGCAGAAATTCATATAAAATTTTTGATGCCCAAATGCATACCCAAGCAGTAAATCGACTAACTCTAGAAACCGAAATGCGTAAGGCTCTCGAAAGAGAAGAATTTATCGTATATTACCAGCCTATTATTGATATATTTAGCAGTCGGCTGATTGGATTTGAGGCATTAGTGCGCTGGCAACATCCAACTCGTGGATTCATTTTACCGAAAGAATTTGTTCCTATTGCCGAAGAAACTGGACTAATTGTGCCGATAGATCAGTGGATGTTTTTCACAGCTTGTCAACAACTAGCAACCTGGAAAACCAAGTTTCCTCACCGCTTCCCACTAAAAATAAGTATTAATCTCTCTGTTCAAGATATTCGCCAAGATAATTTGATTGAAAACATTGATAGAATTTTAAAAGAAACACAATTAGATGGAGAATCCATCAGTTTAGAAATTACCGAGAGTATGCTCATTGAAAATATCAATCAAACAATTGATTTGTTAACTAAATTAAAGTTAAGAAAAAACCAGATTAGTATTGATGACTTTGGGACTGGTTATTCATCACTCAATTATCTTCATCGCTTACCCGCTGATAACTTGAAAATTGATCGCTCTTTTGTAACTCAAATGCAGGAAGGAAATCGTAATTATCAAGTCGTGAGTACTATCATCACTTTGAGTAATCAACTTGGCTTAACTGTTGTAGCAGAAGGAATTGAAACACTACAGCAATTACAATGGTTACAACAACTAGGATGTGAATTTGGTCAGGGGTATTTATTTTCTAAACCCTTGGCTGCAAAGGAAATTGAAATCTGCTTTCTTAACAAAGATCATGATAAATTTTATTAG